Proteins encoded together in one Gadus chalcogrammus isolate NIFS_2021 chromosome 18, NIFS_Gcha_1.0, whole genome shotgun sequence window:
- the LOC130371338 gene encoding dual specificity protein phosphatase 13-like: MPRGLSAGGACPGGLGTNGRYETPQASELQRLMWTKNGASGHLDQVQPRIYVGDMYAAKDKRSLLAHRITHVLNAADGKFNVNTGARFYRDTKITYHGVVAFDMPTFDMSPFFAPAANFIRNALSTPTAKVLVHCVMGQSRSSTLVLAYLMIHENLTLADAIRAVSAGRNISPNAGFLEQLRALDRELHARRARS, from the exons ATGCCCAGGGGCCTCAGTGCTGGTGGGGCCTGCCCCGGGGGCTTGGGGACCAACGGGAGGTACGAGACCCCCCAGGCTTCTGAGCTGCAGAGGCTGATGTGGACCAAGAACGGGGCCAGTGGCCACCTGGACCAAGTCCAACCCAGGATCTACGTGGGAGACAT GTACGCAGCGAAGGACAAGAGATCCCTCCTCGCCCACCGTATCACCCACGTGCTCAATGCCGCCGACGGGAAGTTCAACGTGAACACGGGGGCCAGGTTCTACCGGGACACCAAGATCACTTACCACGGGGTGGTGGCGTTCGACATGCCGACCTTCGACATGAGCCCCTTCTTCGCCCCGGCGGCCAACTTCATCAGAAACGCCCTGAGCACGCCCACAG CTAAGGTGCTGGTGCACTGCGTGATGGGACAGAGCCGCTCCTCCACCCTGGTGCTGGCCTACCTGATGATCCACGAGAACCTGACACTGGCCGACGCCATCAGAGCCGTCAGTGCCGGCCGCAACATCAGCCCCAACGCCGGCTTCCTGGAGCAGCTCCGAGCGCTGGACCGAGAGCTCCACGCCCGCAGAGCTCGGAGCTGA
- the LOC130371340 gene encoding dual specificity protein phosphatase 13-like yields the protein MSSVKDESKQYMTVKDLQKVLDSCNLQLHQVDEVWPNIYIGNVHVAQNRSALQKLGITHVLNAAHSKRGSIGDQRFYGNDFVYCGIPADDSTYFDIDVYFKPAADFIHKALKSPDGKVLVHCIMGLSRSSTLVLAYLMIHRHLPLRRALKNLVEKRAIYPNRNFLALLLDLDLQLKRKERTCDIL from the exons ATGTCCTCCGTGAAAGACGAGAGTAAACAGTACATGACAGTGAAGGATTTGCAGAAAGTTTTGGACTCGTGCAATCTACAGCTACATCAAGTGGATGAGGTTTGGCCCAACATCTACATCGGGAATGT ACACGTAGCCCAGAACAGGAGTGCTTTGCAGAAACTAGGTATTACTCATGTGTTGAACGCTGCCCATTCCAAACGAGGCAGCATTGGGGACCAAAGATTTTACGGCAACGACTTCGTGTATTGTGGCATTCCCGCTGATGACTCCACCTACTTTGACATCGACGTTTACTTCAAACCTGCTGCCGATTTCATTCACAAGGCACTGAAATCTCCAGATG gCAAGGTTCTAGTGCATTGCATCATGGGCCTGAGCCGGTCCTCAACCTTAGTGCTGGCCTACCTCATGATCCAccgtcacctccccctccgtcgGGCCCTGAAGAACCTGGTGGAGAAGAGAGCCATCTACCCCAACCGCAACTTCCTGGCTCTGCTGCTGGACCTCGACCTGCAGCTGAAGAGAAAGGAAAGAACGTGCGACATCCTGTAA
- the LOC130371339 gene encoding dual specificity protein phosphatase 13-like: MISQREESDVSAGNPCGTPTVKELEKVLYGGKRFGNDTDEVWPNLFIGNMSVANDRYSLWKLGITHVLNAAHGKAHCQGSARFYGSTVDYLGVPADDAPSFNLSRYFSPCSDYIQKALDTPGARVIVHCAVGVSRSASLVLAYLMICHHYPLLDAIHKVKEQRWIFPNRGFLKQLRALDITLKNRAKNEQA; this comes from the exons ATGATCAGTCAACGGGAAGAAAGCGACGTCTCCGCGGGAAATCCGTGCGGAACTCCCACCGTGAAGGAGTTGGAGAAAGTTTTGTATGGAGGAAAACGATTTGGCAATGACACGGACGAGGTTTGGCCCAACTTGTTCATTGGAAATAT GTCAGTCGCCAATGATCGCTATAGTCTGTGGAAACTGGGCATCACGCACGTCCTTAACGCTGCGCACGGGAAGGCGCACTGCCAGGGCAGCGCTCGGTTCTATGGATCCACCGTGGACTACCTCGGCGTGCCCGCGGATGACGCTCCCTCTTTTAACCTTTCCCGCTATTTCTCCCCCTGCTCGGACTACATTCAGAAGGCACTTGACACGCCTGGTG CTAGGGTTATTGTGCACTGTGCTGTGGGGGTGAGCAGGTCTGCCTCGCTGGTCCTGGCCTACCTGATGATCTGCCACCATTACCCGCTGCTGGACGCCATCCATAAGGTCAAAGAACAACGCTGGATTTTCCCAAACAGAGGATTCCTCAAACAGCTACGTGCTTTGGACATAACGTTAAAAAACAGAGCAAAGAATGAACAAGCTTGa
- the samd8 gene encoding sphingomyelin synthase-related protein 1 isoform X1, with amino-acid sequence MTLLTLGVEEMTQLSVRRWTTKHVARWLKEEGFCDYVDLLCNRHRLDGTSLLSLSEYDLRSPPLELKVLGDIKRLMLSIRKLQKQNMDLLEELGLPFDGHSPTGPGGGLDWLCNGDGGRECDSAETAPVGEEYHQYTNGKYKQQSRRLDPEYWKTALSSVYVVFVFGFTSFVMVIVHERVPDMRTYPPLPDIFLDSVPRIPWAFAMAEACGVILCNIWLLVLLLHKHRSILLRRLCSLMGTVFMLRCITMFVTSLSVPGQHLQCSGKIYGDMWSKLHRAVAIWSGFGMSLTGVHTCGDYMFSGHTVVITMLNFFVTEYTPRTWNFIHTLSWVLNLFGIFFILAAHEHYSIDVFIAFYITTRLFLYYHTLANTRAYQQSRRARIWFPMFSFFESNVNGPVPNEYCWPFARPVSLRRFFG; translated from the exons ATGACCCTTTTAA CTCTCGGTGTGGAGGAAATGACCCAGCTTAGCGTTCGCCGCTGGACCACCAAGCACGTCGCCCGGTGGCTGAAAGAGGAGGGCTTCTGTGACTACGTGGACCTGCTGTGCAACCGGCACCGGCTGGACGGCACCAGCCTGCTCAGCCTCAGCGAGTATGACCTCCGCTCGCCACCCCTGGAGCTCAAGGTGCTCGGGGACATCAAGCGGCTGATGCTGTCCATACGCAAGCTCCAGAAGCAGAACATGgacctgctggaggagctgggcctGCCCTTCGACGGCCACTCCCCCACGGGCCCCGGAGGCGGCCTGGACTGGCTGTGCAACGGGGACGGCGGCCGGGAGTGCGACAGCGCGGAGACGGCGCCGGTCGGCGAGGAGTACCATCAGTACACCAACGGGAAGTACAAGCAGCAGTCTCGCCGCCTGGACCCCGAGTACTGGAAGACGGCGCTCAGCTCCGTGTACGTGGTGTTCGTGTTCGGGTTCACCTCCTTCGTCATGGTCATCGTTCACGAGCGCGTGCCGGACATGCGCACCTACCCTCCTCTGCCGGACATCTTTTTAGACAG TGTTCCCAGAATACCCTGGGCCTTTGCCATGGCTGAGGCTTGTGGCGTGATCCTCTGCAATATCTGGCTGCTGGTTCTACTGCTCCACAAGCACAG GTCTATCCTGCTACGCCGCCTCTGCAGCCTCATGGGCACGGTGTTCATGCTGCGCTGCATCACCATGTTCGTCACCTCCCTGTCCGTCCCGGGACAGCACCTGCAGTGCTCGGGAAAG aTTTATGGGGACATGTGGTCCAAACTTCATCGAGCAGTGGCCATCTGGAGCGGCTTCGGGATGAGCCTCACCGGAGTGCATACATGCGGGGACTACATGTTCAGCGGCCACACGGTGGTGATCACCATGCTCAACTTTTTTGTCACAGAGT ACAccccccggacgtggaacttcATCCACACCCTGTCGTGGGTCCTCAACCTGTTTGGCATCTTCTTCATCCTGGCCGCCCACGAGCACTACTCCATCGACGTCTTCATCGCCTTCTACATCACCACCAGACTCTTCCTGTACTACCACACGCTGGCCAACACGCGGGCCTACCAGCAGAGCCGCCGCGCCCGCATCTGGTTCCCCATGTTCTCCTTCTTCGAGAGCAACGTCAACGGCCCCGTGCCCAACGAGTACTGCTGGCCCTTCGCCAGGCCCGTCTCGCTGCGGCGCTTTTTTGGCTGA
- the samd8 gene encoding sphingomyelin synthase-related protein 1 isoform X2, giving the protein MTQLSVRRWTTKHVARWLKEEGFCDYVDLLCNRHRLDGTSLLSLSEYDLRSPPLELKVLGDIKRLMLSIRKLQKQNMDLLEELGLPFDGHSPTGPGGGLDWLCNGDGGRECDSAETAPVGEEYHQYTNGKYKQQSRRLDPEYWKTALSSVYVVFVFGFTSFVMVIVHERVPDMRTYPPLPDIFLDSVPRIPWAFAMAEACGVILCNIWLLVLLLHKHRSILLRRLCSLMGTVFMLRCITMFVTSLSVPGQHLQCSGKIYGDMWSKLHRAVAIWSGFGMSLTGVHTCGDYMFSGHTVVITMLNFFVTEYTPRTWNFIHTLSWVLNLFGIFFILAAHEHYSIDVFIAFYITTRLFLYYHTLANTRAYQQSRRARIWFPMFSFFESNVNGPVPNEYCWPFARPVSLRRFFG; this is encoded by the exons ATGACCCAGCTTAGCGTTCGCCGCTGGACCACCAAGCACGTCGCCCGGTGGCTGAAAGAGGAGGGCTTCTGTGACTACGTGGACCTGCTGTGCAACCGGCACCGGCTGGACGGCACCAGCCTGCTCAGCCTCAGCGAGTATGACCTCCGCTCGCCACCCCTGGAGCTCAAGGTGCTCGGGGACATCAAGCGGCTGATGCTGTCCATACGCAAGCTCCAGAAGCAGAACATGgacctgctggaggagctgggcctGCCCTTCGACGGCCACTCCCCCACGGGCCCCGGAGGCGGCCTGGACTGGCTGTGCAACGGGGACGGCGGCCGGGAGTGCGACAGCGCGGAGACGGCGCCGGTCGGCGAGGAGTACCATCAGTACACCAACGGGAAGTACAAGCAGCAGTCTCGCCGCCTGGACCCCGAGTACTGGAAGACGGCGCTCAGCTCCGTGTACGTGGTGTTCGTGTTCGGGTTCACCTCCTTCGTCATGGTCATCGTTCACGAGCGCGTGCCGGACATGCGCACCTACCCTCCTCTGCCGGACATCTTTTTAGACAG TGTTCCCAGAATACCCTGGGCCTTTGCCATGGCTGAGGCTTGTGGCGTGATCCTCTGCAATATCTGGCTGCTGGTTCTACTGCTCCACAAGCACAG GTCTATCCTGCTACGCCGCCTCTGCAGCCTCATGGGCACGGTGTTCATGCTGCGCTGCATCACCATGTTCGTCACCTCCCTGTCCGTCCCGGGACAGCACCTGCAGTGCTCGGGAAAG aTTTATGGGGACATGTGGTCCAAACTTCATCGAGCAGTGGCCATCTGGAGCGGCTTCGGGATGAGCCTCACCGGAGTGCATACATGCGGGGACTACATGTTCAGCGGCCACACGGTGGTGATCACCATGCTCAACTTTTTTGTCACAGAGT ACAccccccggacgtggaacttcATCCACACCCTGTCGTGGGTCCTCAACCTGTTTGGCATCTTCTTCATCCTGGCCGCCCACGAGCACTACTCCATCGACGTCTTCATCGCCTTCTACATCACCACCAGACTCTTCCTGTACTACCACACGCTGGCCAACACGCGGGCCTACCAGCAGAGCCGCCGCGCCCGCATCTGGTTCCCCATGTTCTCCTTCTTCGAGAGCAACGTCAACGGCCCCGTGCCCAACGAGTACTGCTGGCCCTTCGCCAGGCCCGTCTCGCTGCGGCGCTTTTTTGGCTGA
- the LOC130371558 gene encoding voltage-dependent anion-selective channel protein 2-like, whose amino-acid sequence MSVPPTYGDLGKSAKDIFNKGYGFGLVKLDVKTKSDSGVEFKTSGLSNTDTSKVNGSLETKYRWAEYGLTFTEKWTTDNTLGTEICVEDQITKGLKLTFDTTFSPNTGKKSGKVKTAYKRDYINLGVDVDLDFAGPMIHGAGVTGYDGWLAGYQMAFDTAKSKLTMSNFAIGYKTNDFQLHTNVNDGSEFAGTIYQKVNDQLETAVNLAWTAGSNGTRFGIGAKYQLDSNTSLSAKVNNASLVGIGYTQTLRPGMKLTLSALVDGKSIHAGGHKLGLGLELEA is encoded by the exons ATGTCAGTCCCTCCAACATATGGCGACCTTGGAAAATCTGCCAAAGATATCTTCAACAAAGGCTATG GTTTTGGACTTGTTAAACTTGATGTGAAGACAAAGTCTGACAGTGGAGTG GAATTCAAAACCTCCGGTCTGTCAAACACTGACACAAGCAAGGTCAATGGGAGCCTGGAAACTAAGTACAGATGGGCCGAATATGGGCTGACTTTCACGGAAAAGTGGACGACAGACAACACACTTGGAACAGAAATTTGCGTTGAAGATCAG ATCACCAAGGGTCTGAAACTTACATTTGACACTACGTTTTCACCAAACACTGG CAAGAAGAGCGGAAAAGTGAAGACTGCGTATAAGCGTGACTACATCAACCTCGGCGTTGACGTGGACTTGGACTTTGCCGGCCCAATGATCCATGGGGCGGGTGTCACAGGCTATGACGGCTGGCTGGCCGGCTACCAGATGGCTTTCGACACGGCAAAATCAAAGCTGACCATGAGCAACTTTGCCATTGGATACAAGACCAATGACTTCCAATTGCACACCAATGT TAACGACGGTTCCGAGTTTGCTGGGACCATCTATCAGAAGGTCAACGACCAGCTGGAGACCGCTGTGAACCTGGCCTGGACAGCCGGCAGCAATGGCACCCGCTTTGGAATCGGAGCCAAATACCAACTGGACTCCAACACCTCCCTTTCG GCTAAGGTGAACAACGCAAGCTTGGTAGGAATCGGCTACACCCAAACTTTGCGGcctg GTATGAAGCTAACTCTGTCTGCGCTGGTGGACGGGAAGAGCATCCATGCCGGTGGTCACAAGCTAGGCCTGGGGCTGGAGTTGGAGGCATGA